A stretch of the bacterium genome encodes the following:
- the lptC gene encoding LPS export ABC transporter periplasmic protein LptC: protein MRLKIFIFVLILIGIISFLLIKNTGKIKEKDKIPATEFSDSESGLKGFYLVETISGKSQWELLAKKAAMSPTHTKLEQIKCIFFSDNKPVLTVEAQNGILDTQTRDIELKGQVKATNEEGTEFRSDTLNWRAKSQIFITPDRVDIIHKKVHISGFGLEIDPEKEKIEIKEQVRIKIES from the coding sequence ATGAGATTAAAAATTTTTATATTTGTTTTAATTTTAATAGGAATTATTAGTTTTCTTTTAATTAAAAATACAGGTAAAATAAAAGAAAAAGATAAGATTCCTGCGACTGAATTTTCTGACTCAGAATCAGGCTTAAAGGGATTTTACCTTGTCGAGACAATATCTGGTAAGTCTCAATGGGAATTATTGGCTAAAAAAGCCGCAATGTCGCCAACACATACTAAACTTGAACAGATTAAATGTATCTTTTTTTCCGATAACAAACCTGTTTTAACCGTAGAGGCTCAAAATGGCATTCTTGATACCCAAACAAGAGATATTGAACTCAAAGGTCAGGTTAAAGCAACGAATGAGGAAGGAACAGAATTTAGAAGTGATACCCTTAACTGGCGTGCTAAATCACAAATTTTTATTACTCCAGATAGAGTGGATATAATTCATAAAAAGGTTCATATCTCTGGTTTTGGATTAGAGATTGACCCGGAAAAAGAAAAGATAGAAATTAAGGAACAGGTAAGGATAAAAATTGAAAGTTGA